From Oceanispirochaeta sp., one genomic window encodes:
- the mvk gene encoding mevalonate kinase: protein MNKGTGFGKTILIGDQFVLWEVPAILAAIPFETECTVERLGSGSGWTLVDNRIEVPGYKKAKEKDCLASFDRMVEVMGLDLEKNPIKITVGGDLLAGSGVGASAAICVSFARACNKEFALNMDVLDINHVAWEGEFGYHGLPSGLDNTVSTYGGVIQYRIKKGVKQFERITLSQPVEIVLGNSGVTANTASLKGFLEQQESENAELFNRRLNTIKFQVEELGQALSAEDLRETGQIMNENHKILIEMGLSHEKLISLCDLANSLGAYGAKVTGGGRGGYMVALTPGKELQEKVAAAFEAKGIATIRATIGGTPTDDSSFQILK, encoded by the coding sequence ATGAATAAAGGAACAGGATTTGGAAAAACAATTTTAATTGGAGATCAGTTTGTCTTATGGGAGGTTCCGGCGATTCTTGCTGCCATTCCCTTTGAAACAGAATGTACTGTAGAGCGTCTTGGATCAGGCTCAGGCTGGACCCTTGTGGACAATCGAATTGAAGTTCCCGGATATAAAAAAGCCAAAGAAAAGGACTGCCTTGCATCCTTTGACAGAATGGTTGAGGTCATGGGGCTGGATCTGGAGAAAAATCCCATAAAGATTACTGTTGGAGGAGATCTGCTTGCGGGTAGCGGAGTCGGAGCCAGTGCGGCCATCTGTGTCTCTTTTGCCAGGGCCTGTAATAAGGAATTTGCACTGAATATGGATGTTCTTGATATCAATCATGTCGCCTGGGAAGGAGAGTTTGGATACCATGGTTTACCCAGCGGTTTGGATAATACAGTTTCAACCTATGGCGGCGTCATTCAATACAGAATAAAGAAAGGGGTTAAACAGTTTGAACGAATAACACTTTCTCAGCCTGTTGAAATTGTACTGGGCAATAGCGGGGTCACTGCTAATACGGCCTCCCTGAAAGGTTTTTTAGAACAACAGGAAAGTGAAAATGCTGAACTGTTTAATAGGCGGCTCAATACAATAAAATTCCAGGTGGAAGAATTAGGACAGGCTCTCTCCGCTGAAGACCTCAGAGAAACGGGACAGATTATGAACGAAAACCATAAGATACTGATTGAAATGGGTCTCTCTCATGAAAAACTGATTTCATTGTGTGATCTGGCCAATTCTCTTGGAGCCTATGGGGCCAAGGTGACCGGTGGAGGCCGGGGTGGATATATGGTTGCCCTCACACCTGGAAAAGAACTTCAGGAAAAAGTAGCCGCCGCTTTTGAGGCAAAGGGAATCGCGACAATCAGAGCTACAATCGGCGGAACACCAACAGATGACAGTTCTTTTCAGATATTAAAATAG
- a CDS encoding DHH family phosphoesterase yields the protein MVDNLIDAMEEAIVALKNKSLRKVTLLHHNDTDGLSSGTILLNTFQQIGYGVSRFSLEKPYPQVLEKILKEKGQIIIFADFAGKIAPLISAINNGNNLVIILDHHPAEKVDDESVFNLDGELYGLKGDRDISASTTCYLFAEDIIRR from the coding sequence ATGGTTGATAATCTGATTGACGCTATGGAAGAGGCAATTGTTGCCCTTAAGAATAAGTCGCTCCGGAAAGTGACACTTCTTCACCACAATGATACCGATGGATTAAGTTCGGGGACAATCCTGCTCAACACTTTTCAGCAAATAGGCTATGGGGTCTCACGATTCTCATTGGAGAAGCCCTATCCCCAGGTTCTTGAAAAAATTTTGAAAGAGAAAGGGCAAATTATTATCTTTGCAGACTTTGCCGGAAAGATTGCCCCTCTTATTTCTGCAATAAATAATGGGAATAATCTTGTCATCATCCTTGATCATCATCCTGCGGAAAAAGTAGATGATGAGTCGGTATTCAATCTGGATGGAGAGTTGTATGGGTTAAAAGGAGACCGGGACATCTCCGCTTCAACCACCTGCTATTTATTTGCCGAGGACATTATACGCCGCTGA